The following coding sequences lie in one Arachis ipaensis cultivar K30076 chromosome B05, Araip1.1, whole genome shotgun sequence genomic window:
- the LOC107644902 gene encoding DEAD-box ATP-dependent RNA helicase 35 has translation MEEEDDYVEYVPVAKRRAMEAQKILQRKGQASTATDADLEKLRVAETKPSLLVKASQLKREQPEISATEQIVQQEKEMIENLSDRKTLMSVRELAKGITYTEPLLTGWKPPLQVRRMSKKECDLIRKQWHIIVDGEDIPPPIKNFKDMRFPEPVLKKLKAKGIVQPTPIQVQGLPVILSGRDMIGIAFTGSGKTLVFVLPMIMVAMQEEIMMPIAPGEGPFGLIICPSRELARQTYEVVEQFLIPLKEAGYPELRPLLCIGGVDMRSQLEIVKKGVHIVVATPGRLKDMLAKKKMNLDNCRYLTLDEADRLVDLGFEDDIREVFDHFKAQRQTLLFSATMPTKIQNFARSALVKPIIVNVGRAGAANLDVIQEVEYVKQEAKIVYLLECLQKTPPPVLIFCENKADVDDIHEYLLLKGVEAVAIHGGKDQEERENAISAFKAGKKDVLVATDVASKGLDFPDIQHVINYDMPAEIENYVHRIGRTGRCGKTGIATTFINKNQSETTLLDLKHLLQEAKQRIPPVLAELNDPMEDNDAITDISGVKGCAYCGGLGHRIRDCPKLEHQKSMAIANNRKDYFGSGGYRGEI, from the coding sequence ATGGAAGAAGAAGACGATTATGTTGAGTATGTGCCTGTGGCCAAGCGTCGTGCCATGGAAGCTCAGAAGATTCTCCAACGCAAGGGTCAGGCATCTACTGCCACCGATGCTGATCTCGAGAAACTAAGAGTAGCTGAAACTAAGCCCAGTCTTCTAGTTAAGGCTTCACAGTTGAAACGAGAGCAGCCTGAGATTAGTGCAACAGAACAGATTGTTCAACAAGAGAAGGAAATGATTGAGAACTTGTCAGATAGAAAGACCCTTATGTCTGTTCGTGAATTGGCTAAGGGGATTACTTATACTGAACCATTGCTTACCGGGTGGAAGCCACCTTTGCAGGTGAGAAGGATGTCTAAAAAAGAATGTGATTTGATTCGCAAGCAGTGGCATATAATAGTTGATGGTGAAGATATCCCACCTCCAATTAAGAATTTTAAGGATATGCGGTTTCCTGAGCCGGTTTTGAAGAAATTAAAAGCTAAGGGAATTGTGCAACCGACACCCATTCAGGTGCAAGGCCTTCCTGTTATCTTATCTGGGAGGGATATGATTGGGATTGCTTTCACAGGCTCAGGAAAAACCCTGGTATTTGTGCTGCCAATGATCATGGTAGCAATGCAGGAGGAAATCATGATGCCTATTGCTCCCGGAGAAGGTCCATTCGGTTTGATAATTTGTCCTTCACGAGAACTGGCTCGGCAGACTTATGAAGTGGTTGAACAGTTCTTGATACCTTTGAAGGAAGCTGGATATCCGGAGCTCAGGCCTTTGCTATGCATCGGTGGAGTGGATATGAGATCACAGCTTGAGATTGTGAAGAAGGGTGTCCATATTGTTGTTGCCACTCCTGGTAGATTGAAGGATATGTTGGCCAAGAAGAAAATGAATCTTGATAATTGCAGGTATTTAACATTAGATGAGGCTGATCGATTGGTAGATTTAGGATTTGAAGACGACATAAGAGAAGTTTTTGATCACTTCAAAGCTCAAAGGCAGACTCTGTTATTTTCTGCCACTATGCCTACAAAAATTCAGAACTTCGCCAGAAGTGCTTTGGTGAAACCTATTATTGTCAATGTGGGACGGGCTGGGGCAGCAAATCTTGATGTGATCCAAGAGGTAGAGTATGTAAAGCAAGAGGCGAAAATCGTTTATCTCCTTGAGTGCCTTCAAAAAACCCCACCTCCTGTTCTGATATTCTGTGAGAATAAGGCTGATGTCGATGACATTCATGAATATCTTCtcttgaaaggagtggaagcagTGGCTATTCATGGAGGCAAGGAtcaggaagagagagagaatgcCATTTCGGCTTTTAAGGCTGGAAAGAAAGATGTGTTGGTAGCAACTGATGTTGCATCCAAAGGTTTGGATTTTCCAGATATTCAGCATGTCATCAACTACGACATGCCAGCTGAAATTGAAAATTATGTCCATAGGATTGGTCGAACAGGAAGATGTGGCAAGACCGGTATAGCTACAACATTCATTAACAAGAACCAGAGTGAGACAACATTGCTTGATTTGAAGCACCTCTTGCAAGAAGCAAAACAAAGAATACCTCCAGTTTTGGCTGAGCTGAATGATCCAATGGAAGACAATGATGCAATCACAGACATAAGTGGGGTGAAGGGATGTGCTTACTGTGGTGGTCTTGGTCATCGTATCCGTGATTGTCCCAAATTGGAACATCAGAAGAGCATGGCAATTGCAAATAATAGAAAGGATTATTTTGGTTCTGGAGGTTACAGGGGTGAAATTTGA
- the LOC107641549 gene encoding UDP-glycosyltransferase 1 produces the protein MKNDAILLYPALDRGHFLSMLELANLIATHHPSLSIIFLISTPPTPTTIQKQCLSALSTAAPSITFLHLPPVTLPADLHPHILCIELSRRSNHNLHQLLHSISKTSNIKAIVLDFMNSTAATQVTNRLNIPTYFYFTSCASSLSTILHFPTLHETTTTSFKDFPMQIQIPGLPRMSTDDYPDLTKDRESSIYRVFLDISKTMRDSDGIIVNTCDAIEARAIRALSNKEMNNKTPELFCIGPMISNTCENDEKGCLSWLDSQPSQSVVLLSFGSLGTFSKKQLKEIAMGLEKSKQRFLWVVRAEAESDNSEPSLNELLPEGFLERTKEKGMVVKDWAPQAAILSHDSVGGFVTHCGWNSILEAVCEGVPMVAWPLYAEQKMNRVIMVREMKVGLEVKEDKDGLVSASEIGAVEAKDEGGSSRLALNRLVQLWKST, from the exons ATGAAGAACGACGCCATTCTTCTTTACCCAGCTCTCGATAGAGGCCATTTCCTTTCCATGCTTGAGCTTGCAAACCTCATTGCCACTCACCACCCTTCCCTCTCCATCATCTTCCTCATTTCTACTCCACCTACACCCACCACCATCCAAAAACAATGTCTCTCCGCCCTCTCCACCGCCGCGCCCTCCATCACCTTCCTCCACCTCCCTCCAGTCACTCTCCCCGCCGACCTCCACCCACACATCCTCTGCATCGAACTCTCTCGCCGCAGCAACCACAACCTTCACCAACTCCTCCACTCCATTTCCAAAACCTCCAACATCAAAGCCATTGTTTTGGACTTCATGAACTCCACCGCCGCTACACAAGTCACCAACAGGCTCAATATCCCTACCTACTTTTACTTCACTTCATGTGCTTCCTCTCTCTCCACTATCCTTCATTTTCCAACTCTTCACGAAACCACCACAACATCCTTCAAGGATTTTCCCATGCAGATTCAAATTCCTGGGCTACCCAGAATGTCCACCGATGATTACCCCGATTTAACTAAGGATCGTGAGAGTAGCATTTACCGTGTTTTCCTTGACATATCCAAGACCATGAGAGACAGCGATGGGATCATCGTCAACACCTGTGACGCCATTGAAGCAAGAGCTATAAGAGCTTTGAGTAACAAAGAAATGAATAACAAGACACCAGAACTATTCTGCATCGGACCCATGATTTCGAACACGTGCGAGAATGACGAGAAAGGGTGCCTGAGTTGGCTCGACTCGCAGCCGAGTCAGAGCGTGGTGCTGCTGAGTTTTGGAAGCTTGGGAACGTTCTCCAAGAAGCAGTTGAAGGAGATAGCTATGGGGTTGGAGAAGAGCAAGCAGAGATTCTTGTGGGTGGTGAGGGCTGAAGCTGAGTCAGATAACTCGGAACCGAGTCTGAACGAGTTGTTGCCGGAAGGGTTCTTGGAGAGAACGAAGGAGAAGGGAATGGTGGTTAAGGATTGGGCCCCACAGGCAGCGATACTGAGTCATGACTCGGTGGGTGGGTTTGTGACTCACTGCGGTTGGAACTCGATCTTGGAGGCTGTTTGTGAAGGAGTGCCAATGGTAGCGTGGCCTCTCTATGCAGAGCAAAAGATGAACAGAGTGATTATGGTGCGAGAAATGAAGGTTGGTTTGGAGGTGAAGGAGGATAAAGATGGGTTGGTGAGTGCAAGTGA AATCGGTGCTGTGGAAGCAAAAGATGAAGGTGGATCTTCTCGTCTTGCTTTGAACAGGTTGGTTCAACTTTGGAAGTCAACTTGA
- the LOC107644903 gene encoding SPX domain-containing membrane protein At4g22990, translating into MVAFGKKLKDRQIQEWQGYYINYKLMKKRVRQYAQQIQLGTQDRRHVLKDFSRMLDNQIEKIVLFLLEQQGILASRISKLGEQHDALLQEPEIHKMSELREAYREVGQDLLKLLFFVEMNAIGLRKILKKFDKRFGYRFTDYYVKTRANHPYSQLQQVFKHVGIGAVVGALSRNLHELQNRQGSYLSIYDQPTLPLQDPVIDSIKAAVDRLTNSTNFLNFLGQHALIMQEELPTPTEEHVDDERYHFMSLILNLANTFLYMVNTYIIVPTADDYSMSLGAAPTVCGIVIGAMAVAQVFSSVYFSAWSNRSYFRPLVFSSITLFLGNILYALAYDARSLWILLIGRVFCGLGSARAVNRRYISDCVPLKIRMQASAAFVSASALGMACGPALAGILQTDFKIYKLTFNQNTLPGWVMGVAWLIYLIWLWITFKEPSHEPVENENHVNNHQSNDEVNNALEQGLKQPLLITSDDKGDEEADQDYDDSEEASEESRLPATSIRSAYRLLTPSVKVQLLIYFMLKYVMEILLSESSVITTYYFNWSTSRVALFLACLGLTVLPVNIVVGSYISNMFEDRQILLVSEIMVCIGVLLSFHLIIPYSVPQYICSGLLLFVSAEVLEGVNLSLLSRVMSSRLSRGTYNGGLLSTEAGTIARVIADATITLAGYLGQSNLLNVTLLPSLFISIASILATCYTYNSLY; encoded by the exons ATGGTTGCCTTTGGAAAGAAGTTGAAAGACAGACAAATTCAAGAATGGCAGGG ATATTATATAAACTACAAACTCATGAAGAAGCGAGTAAGGCAATATGCTCAGCAAATTCAACTCGGAACACAAGATCGCCGCCATGTGCTCAAGGATTTCTCCCGAATGCTAGATAATCAG ATTGAGAAGATTGTCCTTTTCCTTTTGGAGCAACAAGGGATTTTGGCAAGCAGGATATCGAAGCTTGGAGAGCAGCATGATGCTCTTCTGCAGGAACCTGAAATACACAAAATGTCTGAACTGCGAGAAGCTTATAGAGAAGTGGGACAAGACCTATTAAAGCTTCTTTTCTTTGTTGAGATGAATGCTATTGGTTTGCGCAAGATATTGAAGAAGTTTGACAAACGTTTTGGCTATAGATTCACTGATTACTATGTTAAAACTCGTGCGAATCATCCTTACTCTCAGCTGCAACAAGTGTTCAAGCATGTG GGAATAGGAGCTGTTGTGGGAGCCTTATCTCGCAATCTTCATGAACTTCAGAACCGTCAAGGGAGCTATTTATCAATTTATGATCAACCTacccttcctctccag GATCCTGTCATTGATTCAATAAAAGCAGCGGTTGACAGGTTAACTAACTCAACAAACTTCCTTAACTTTTTGGGGCAACATGCTCTGATTATGCAAGAAGAGCTGCCAACCCCTACGGAGGAACATGTTGATGATGAAAGATaccatttcatgtctcttatcctgAACTTGGCAAACACATTTTTGTATATGGTCAATACATATATTATTGTCCCTACAGCAGATGACTACTCTATGAGCCTTGGGGCTGCACCAACAGTTTGTGGTATTGTAATTGGGGCGATGGCTGTTGCTCAGGTGTTCTCTTCGGTATATTTTAGTGCGTGGTCAAATAGATCATACTTCAGACCTCTTGTCTTCAGTAGCATAACTCTCTTTCTTGGAAATATCCTGTATGCATTGGCATACGATGCTCGTTCGTTATGGATTCTCTTGATTGGTCGTGTGTTCTGTGG ATTGGGTTCTGCCAGAGCCGTTAATAGGCGTTATATTAGTGACTGCGTGCCTCTCAAAATCCGGATGCAAGCATCAGCTGCTTTCGTTAGTGCCAGCGCTCTTGGCATGGCTTGTGGTCCTGCATTAGCTGGCATATTGCAGACAGATTTTAAGATTTACAAGCTTACATTTAATCAAAATACGTTGCCCGGTTGGGTTATGGGTGTTGCTTGGCTGATATATCTTATATGGTTGTGGATCACTTTCAAGGAACCTTCTCATGAACCCGTAGAGAATGAGAATcacgtgaataatcatcaatcaAATGATG AAGTGAACAATGCACTTGAACAAGGCCTAAAACAGCCATTGCTGATTACTTCGGATGATAAGGGAGATGAAGAAGCCGATCAAGATTATGATGATAGTGAAGAAGCTTCAGAAGAATCTCGGCTACCAGCAACTTCAATTCGGTCTGCATACAGACTGCTCACGCCATCTGTGAAG GTTCAGTTATTGATATATTTTATGCTCAAATACGTAATGGAGATTTTACTATCGGAATCTAGTGTCATCACAACATACTACTTTAACTGGTCAACAAGCAGAGTTGCACTTTTTCTCGCATGCCTCGGATTGACTGTTCTTCCTGTAAACATTGTTGTTGGAAGCTATATAAGCAACATGTTTGAGGACAG GCAAATTCTGTTGGTATCGGAAATTATGGTTTGCATTGGTGTACTCCTTAGCTTCCATTTGATTATTCCATACTCCGTGCCACAATACATATGTTCTGGCCTCCTTTTGTTTGTTTCTGCAGAAGTACTTGAAG GTGTCAACTTGTCACTGCTTTCGCGAGTTATGTCCTCGAGGCTTTCTCGTGGAACCTACAATGGAGGGCTCTTGTCGACCGAGGCTGGAACAATTGCAAGAGTTATAGCGGACGCAACCATCACCCTGGCCGGTTACTTGGGTCAGAGTAATCTCCTTAATGTCACACTGCTTCCTTCACTCTTCATTTCCATAGCCTCCATCTTAGCAACATGCTATACCTACAATTCATTATATTAG
- the LOC107644905 gene encoding UDP-glycosyltransferase 13 → MKESIVLYPAMGRGHLVPMVELAKFITTHHNATISVTLLLPSPPNRSTLHYISTVTAAAPSITFHQLSHSNHNILGTLQSFPTKPKAFIFDFFNHSAAATAASLNIPTFYYFPNAASCVALFLYLPTIHQNSIKYGYSYVDMLRSIPGLPPLSPEDMPAPISDRRSQSYESFITMSLHMRNTNGIIINTFENLEPKAIMALKNSACVPESSETSPLVFCVGPLISTTKGSDPVGDDGGRECLSWLNSQPSRSVVFLSFGSYGRFSKVQMREIAVALERCGKRFLWVVRDPMGSEVVNLEALLPKGFLERTKEKGMVIKNWVPQVEVLSHDSVGGFVTHCGWNSVMEAVTFGVPMVAWPLYAEQNLNKVVIVEEMKVALPLKEDEGGFVRASELEERVIELMKSETRRGKEVRERMLAARNGGAAALAGGGSSRVALDGLVHLWKQK, encoded by the coding sequence atgaaagaaAGCATAGTTTTATACCCAGCCATGGGAAGGGGTCACCTTGTTCCAATGGTGGAACTCGCCAAGTTCATAACCACCCACCACAACGCCACCATCTCCGTCACCCTCCTCCTTCCTTCCCCACCAAACAGATCCACCCTCCACTACATCTCCACCGTCACCGCCGCCGCACCCTCCATCACCTTCCACCAACTCTCCCACTCAAACCATAACATCCTTGGCACCCTCCAATCCTTCCCCACGAAGCCTAAAGCCTTCATCTTTGACTTCTTCAACCACTCTGCCGCCGCCACTGCCGCTTCTCTCAACATCCCCACGTTCTATTACTTCCCCAACGCCGCAAGCTGCGTCGCACTCTTCCTCTACCTCCCAACCATCCACCAAAATTCCATAAAATACGGTTATTCTTACGTGGACATGCTTCGTAGCATTCCCGGTTTGCCACCTCTCTCGCCGGAGGACATGCCGGCACCCATATCCGATCGCCGCAGCCAGAGCTACGAGTCCTTCATCACCATGTCACTTCACATGAGAAACACCAATGGCATCATCATCAACACCTTCGAAAATCTCGAACCCAAAGCCATCATGGCTCTGAAAAATTCTGCGTGCGTTCCAGAATCATCGGAAACTTCACCACTGGTTTTCTGCGTTGGACCACTGATTTCCACCACCAAAGGATCTGATCCTGTTGGTGATGATGGTGGTAGAGAGTGTTTAAGTTGGCTGAACTCGCAACCGAGTCGAAGCGTGGTGTTCTTGAGCTTCGGAAGCTATGGAAGATTCTCGAAGGTTCAGATGAGAGAGATAGCGGTTGCGTTGGAGAGATGTGGAAAGAGGTTCTTGTGGGTTGTGAGGGATCCAATGGGAAGTGAAGTGGTGAATTTGGAAgcgttgttgccgaaagggttctTAGAGAGAACGAAGGAGAAGGGAATGGTGATCAAGAATTGGGTGCCGCAAGTTGAGGTACTGAGTCATGACTCGGTGGGTGGGTTTGTGACTCACTGTGGTTGGAACTCGGTGATGGAGGCGGTTACCTTTGGGGTCCCGATGGTGGCGTGGCCGTTGTACGCGGAACAGAATCTGAATAAGGTGGTTATTGTGGAGGAGATGAAGGTGGCGTTGCCGTTGAAGGAGGATGAGGGTGGGTTCGTGAGGGCGAGTGAATTGGAGGAACGAGTTATTGAGCTTATGAAATCGGAGACAAGGAGGGGAAAGGAGGTTAGAGAGAGGATGTTGGCTGCCAGGAACGGTGGTGCCGCCGCTCTCGCCGGCGGTGGGTCTTCGCGGGTTGCTTTGGATGGGTTGGTTCATTTGTGGAAGCAAAAATGA